The Thermomonospora curvata DSM 43183 DNA segment GTGGGGGCCCCGCTCGGGGTGGTGGTGGAAGATCAGCATTCCGGCGGCGCCGTGCCGGCCCCAGTGCTGGTGTCCCCGGGCGCAGCGCGCCCAGCCGTCGCCGTCTGCCATGAAGGAGACCTTAAACGCTCGGGCCGATCGATACCGTAGGCGAATCGGGCGCAAAGCTCACGATCGTCCCTTGGAGGAGGGAGCCCATGCCGAGCCTGCCGCTGGAGGCCGACGACCCGCCCCGCATCGGCCGGTACCGGCTGACCGGCCGGCTGGGCGAGGGCGGGCAGGGCGTGGTCTACCTGGCCGAGGCGCCCGATGGCCGCAAGGTCGCGATCAAGGTGCTCAAGACCGTCTCGCAGGCGGCGCTCAAACGGTTCGCCCGGGAGATGGAGGCGGCCAAGCGCGTGGCCCCGTTCTGCACGGCGGCGGTGCTGGAGTCGTCCACGCAGGGCCGCCACCCCTATGTGGTCAGCGAGTACGTCGAGGGGCCGTCCCTGCAGCAGCGGGTGCGCGAGCGGGGGCCGCTGAGCGGGGGCGAGCTGGACCGGCTGATGATCAACACCGCCAGCGCGCTGACCGCCATCCACGGCGCCGGGGTCGTGCACCGCGACCTCAAGCCCTCCAACGTGCTGCTGGGCCCGGACGGCCCCCGGGTGGTGGACTTCGGCATCGCCCGCGCGGTGGACGCCGAGACCCACACCCAGATGGTCGGCACACCCGCCTATTTCGCCCCCGAGTGGCTGCGCGGCGAGCCGCCCACCCCCGCCTCGGACGTGTTCGCCTGGGCCGGGACGATGGTGTTCGCCGCCACCGGCCGCCCTCCCTTCGGCGCGGGCGGCGACCTGCCCGCCCTGCTGTACCGGATCGCCAACGAGCCGCCGGACCTGTCGGGGGTGCCCGAGCGGGTGCGGGGCCTGCTGGCCGAGTGCCTGGACAAGGACCCGGCGCGGCGCCCGACGGCGCGGAACCTGCTGATCCGGCTGGCCGACCCGTCGGCGGACGCCGAGTCCGCGGACGGCCGCCCGCAGGTTCCCCAGCCGCCGCCGGTCCCGCAATTCACGCAGCCCGACGGGGGCGCCGCGGCGGGACGGTCCGGCAAGGGCGCGGGACGGACCCTGGCGCTGGCCGGCGGCGCCGTGGCCGTGCTCGCGGTGCTCGTGCCGGCCGTCGCGTTCTCGCTGCTCAAGGGGGATCCGCCCGGCCCGGACCCCACGCCCACCGCCTCCGTCACCTCCGCCGGCACCACCGCGCCCACCGCTCCCGCCTCCGACGGGGGGACCTCCACGGCGACGTCTCCGGCCGGGCAGGGCGGCGTCACGATCCCGGCGGCCTTCGCCGGCACCTGGAAGGGGCGGGTCTCCCAGCCCTCGGTGCTGGGCGGCGAGCTCGCCTCGGACGTGACGATCGTGCTGCGGGAGGGCGCTTCGGAAGGGGACGCCGACTACCCGGGCTGGGGTTGCACCAATCGGCTCCACCTGTCCCGCAGTGACGGCTCGGTGCTGGAGTTCGACGAGACCGTGATCCGCAACACGGGCGGCTGCCGGGGCGGCGTGGTCAGGCTCACCCTGCAAGGCGACCGGCTCGATTATGAGTCCCCCGGCGACGGGCTCTTCAGCCAGACCTCGCGCGGGACACTGCGCAGGGGCTAGCAGTACGGTGAGAAAAGTCGTCATCGAGGGCGGCCATCGGCGGTTTTTCACCGTCAAAGGCTGTGACGGCACTGGACCCCGCCGATGCGGCCGGGCATCGGCCGGGGGTCGCTGACCGACGTGCGAGGAGATCGCCATGCCCACGCCCCTTGACGCAGGCCGAGACCCCCTCCAGATCGGCCCCTATCTGCTGCTGGAGCGGCTCGGCGAGGGCGGGCAGGGCGTGGTCTACCTGGCCGAGGCGGCAGACGGCCGCAAGGTCGCGGTCAAGACCCTCAAG contains these protein-coding regions:
- a CDS encoding serine/threonine-protein kinase; protein product: MPSLPLEADDPPRIGRYRLTGRLGEGGQGVVYLAEAPDGRKVAIKVLKTVSQAALKRFAREMEAAKRVAPFCTAAVLESSTQGRHPYVVSEYVEGPSLQQRVRERGPLSGGELDRLMINTASALTAIHGAGVVHRDLKPSNVLLGPDGPRVVDFGIARAVDAETHTQMVGTPAYFAPEWLRGEPPTPASDVFAWAGTMVFAATGRPPFGAGGDLPALLYRIANEPPDLSGVPERVRGLLAECLDKDPARRPTARNLLIRLADPSADAESADGRPQVPQPPPVPQFTQPDGGAAAGRSGKGAGRTLALAGGAVAVLAVLVPAVAFSLLKGDPPGPDPTPTASVTSAGTTAPTAPASDGGTSTATSPAGQGGVTIPAAFAGTWKGRVSQPSVLGGELASDVTIVLREGASEGDADYPGWGCTNRLHLSRSDGSVLEFDETVIRNTGGCRGGVVRLTLQGDRLDYESPGDGLFSQTSRGTLRRG